One Candidatus Schekmanbacteria bacterium genomic window carries:
- a CDS encoding response regulator, giving the protein MGKILFVDDDETMREAVSKAIESMGHTCDVAADGYEGFNKIREGEYDLVITDIRMPKLDGKEFLKRAIKYDKNLMVVVLTGYSSVESAVELLKLGAYDYLEKPLNFEALEFVITRCLEKRKIEGQLNFFKGMIYTLIISIPIWLILGIILAAFLS; this is encoded by the coding sequence ATGGGAAAAATTCTCTTTGTTGATGACGATGAAACAATGAGGGAAGCAGTTTCCAAAGCTATTGAATCGATGGGACATACCTGTGATGTTGCAGCAGATGGATATGAGGGGTTCAATAAGATAAGAGAAGGAGAATATGATCTTGTTATTACCGATATAAGAATGCCTAAATTAGATGGGAAGGAATTTCTGAAAAGAGCGATTAAATACGATAAAAACCTTATGGTGGTTGTATTGACAGGATATAGTTCAGTCGAATCAGCAGTTGAACTATTAAAGCTTGGCGCTTACGATTATCTTGAAAAGCCCCTCAATTTTGAAGCACTTGAATTTGTGATTACCAGATGTCTTGAAAAAAGAAAGATAGAAGGACAATTAAACTTTTTTAAGGGAATGATATATACATTGATTATTTCTATTCCCATCTGGTTGATTCTGGGGATTATTCTAGCGGCATTTTTATCCTGA